The sequence CGTGCCGTCGGTATTGCTGGGCGGCGACCACAAACAGATTGAGCGTTGGCGGCTTCAGCAGTCGCTGGGGCGCACATGGCTTCGACGGCCCGACCTGATCGCCAGGCGGACGTTGAGCGACGAGGAACAAACGCTGCTCGATGAGTTCATCGCGCAGCACGAACACGACACAAAACGCGTGCACGATTAGCACAGGAAGTAACGACATGACCAACATCATCGACGAACTTGAAAAAGAACAACTGAACAGCGACCTGCCTGAGTTTTCGCCCGGCGACACCGTCGTCGTGCAGGTGAAAGTAAAAGAGGGTAACCGCGAGCGACTGCAGGCCTACGAAGGCGTGGTGATCGCTAAGCGCAATCGCGGCCTTAACTCGGCGTTCACGGTACGCAAGATCTCGCACGGAGAGGGCGTTGAGCGTGTGTTCCAAACGCACAGCCCGGTGATCAGTTCGATCGAAGTGAAACGTCGCGGCGATGTGCGCCGTGCCAAGCTGTATTACCTCCGTGAGCGCACGGGTAAAGCAGCGCGGATCAAAGAAAAGATCTGAGTCTCCCTCCTGATTTTTTCACATTGGACAGCGGGCTTAATGCCCGCTGTTTTTTTTGGGTGGCGATCGCCGCTAAATCGCCACACACCAGTGGCTGACTCCACGCGCTTTTCACGGCCTGACCGTATCCTAGCAAGAGAGTGGTAATCCGCATCAATGCGGACCGGTAGGGCTTGAAAAAGGGCGCCGTCACCCCCATGACCGCGGCAACTGGGTCAAATGGCCCGAAACCCTTACTCGTCCACGGCCCACCCACAGGTACCGATTTATGACCACAACCACAACCCATGCGTTTCAGGCCGAAGTGAAGCAGCTTTTGAAGCTCATGATTCACTCGCTGTACTCCAACAAAGAGATTTTTCTACGCGAACTGGTTTCCAACGCATCGGATGCGTGCGACAAGCTGCGCTTTGAGGCGCTGCAGCAGCCTGAACTGCTCGAGGAGGGCGCGGATTTTACCATTGCCCTAGCGGTCGACAAGGAAGCCGGCACGGTCACCATTACCGACAATGGCATCGGCATGTCGCGCGATGAAGTGGTCCAGTTTTTGGGAACCGTGGCCAGCAGCGGCACGCGCGAATACCTCAATGCCTTAACCGGCGATCAAAAAAAGGATGCGCAGCTGATCGGTCAGTTCGGCGTGGGATTTTATTCGGCGTTTGTGGTTGCCGAGCGCGTAGACGTTGATACCCGTCGCGCGGGCAGCGACGAAGCCACGCGCTGGAGCTCCGAGGGCACCGGTGATTACACGCTGGATGACAGCGACTTTGATCAGCGCGGCACGCGCATCACATTGCACCTTCGAGAGGACGACAAAGAGTTTGCCGACCCCATGCGACTGCGTTTTATTGTGAAGCGCTATTCGGATCATATTGCGGTGCCGATCACGCTTGAGAATGCCGACGGCGAGGTCGAGACCATTAACGACACGACCGCACTATGGCAGCGACCGAAAAACGACATCGACGAACAGCAGTACAAAGACCTGTATCAAACGGTCAGCCATGGCATGGATGAGCCGCTGGCGTGGAGCCACAATCGTGTCGAAGGAAAATACGAATACACCTCGCTCTTTTTCATTCCCGGAGCCCGTCCATTTGACTTGTATGAACGGGAACAGCGCAACGGTATCAAGTTGTTTATCCAGCGCGTGTTTGTGCTCGAGGACAAAGAGCAGCTGTTGCCGCGCTATTTGCGTTTTGTGCGCGGCCTCGTCGACTCAAACGATTTGCCGCTCAATGTCTCGCGGGAGCTTCTGCAGTCGAACAAAGTGGTGGATGCGATTCGCTCAGGATCAGTCAAAAAGATTCTGGGTTTACTTGAGTCGCTCAGCAAGAACGAGGCGGACAAATACGCCGAGTTTTGGAACCTGTTCGGCGCCGTGCTCAAAGAAGGCGTGGTGGAAGACATGGGCAACAAGGACCGAATCGCGCCACTGCTGCGCTTTGCTTCCACGCACAACGATCACCTTGATGAGACCGTCACACTCGAGGATTACGTGGGTCGCATGAAAAGCGCACAGGAACGTATCTACTACATGGTGGGTGAGACGAAAGAAGGTGCCGCTGCCAGTCCGCATATCGAGGGGCTACGCGCGAAGGGCTTTGAAGTGTTGATTCTTGGCGACCGCATCGACGAATGGCTGGTGTCGCATTTGCATGAGTTTGACGGTAAGACGCTTCAGTCGGTGGCGCAGGGCGACATCGACCTCGGTGATGGTGACTCGGATGGCGAGGCACAAAAACAGCTCGACGAACAGTACAAAGATTTGGTGGCGCGCGTACAGTCGATTCTCAACGACAAAGTTGAGGACGTGCGTTTGTCGCAGCGTCTGGTCGAATCGCCCTCGTGTGTGGTGACTCAGGAAGGCGCACCGAGTGGTTTGCTTCAGCGCATGCTTGAAGAGGCCGGCCAGGCTATGCCGTCGGTCAAGCCGGTGCTGGAGATCAATCCCACCCATCCGCTGATTGTGCGTATGGGTGTCGAAGAGGACAAAGGACGCTTCAAGGACTACGCGTCGCTGCTGTATGAGCAAGCGATTCTAGCCGAAGGCGGCCAGCTCCCCGATCCGGCCGCGTTCGTTAAGCGCATGAATCAGGTAATATTGGGCTTAAGCGACTGATTATTGGAACTTAACGGCGGCGCGGAAACTCCAACGCTCCGACTTGCATCGTGGCGCTGGCCGTAGGGAGGGCACGCATGACCGCAAATGGATGGACGCGGCGACCGTTAGGCAAAACGGACCGCACTGTGAACCCGACAAGGCGCCGAACTATGAACACGAAATCGAATTGGCTCTGGCTCTTCGCGCCGGTGTGGCTTGCGCTGACCGGCTGTGGGTCGATCATCAACAACGCGGTGGATGGCGTTGCGACCAACCTAACTCGATCTATGATGGATCAGGACGATCCTGAAACCGTGCGCCAGGCCGCCCCGGCCTATTTGCTGATGCTCGACTCGTTTGTGCAAGGTGATCCGGAGAATCCGGCGATTTTGTACAACACGGCGGCGCTCTATTCCGCCTACGGCAGCGTGTTTGTCAACGATGACGTGCGTGCACAGAAACTCACATCAAGAGCATGGCGCTACGCGCAGCAGGCGCTGTGCATTGAGTATGACGAGGCGTGCAACATCCGCTCGATCAGTTTTGATGATTGGAATGCCTTCTTAGCCGAACGCGGTCCCAAAGACGCCGAATCGCTATTTGGTGTGGCCACCAGCTGGCTGGCGTTCGTGCAGGCAAATGCCAGCGACTACGCCGTGCTGGCGCAGCTGCCCAAAGCCGAAGCGTTGCTCAACCGTCTTGGCGATATCAATGAAGGTTATGAGGAAGGAAATATTACGCTCTATCTTGGGGTCTTAAACTCGATACGCCCGGCGGCGCTGGGTGGCAATCCCGAGAAGGGTCAAGCGTATTTCAAGCAGGCGATTGCGCTGTCCGACGGTACCGACCTAAGCGCCAAAGTCAGCTACGCGCGATTTTACGCTCGCGGTGTTTACGAGCGTGAGCTGCATGATCGGTTGCTTAATGAAGTGCTTGGGGCCGACCCCACACAGGGTGCTAGCACTCTGCTCAACGTGATGGCCCAAGATGAGGCTAAACGTCTGCTCGAAACGGCCGATGAGTACTTTTAAGCGCCGCGCTGCGACGAAACGGAACGACGACGAATCATACAGAGAACACCTATGCGAAATTTATGGAGCAAAGCGGGACTGACCGCTGTTTTAGTAGCCCTCGCCACGACGCTCGTGTCAACGGGCGCGATCGCGCAAACGTATAAGATTGCCACGCTGGCGCCGGAAGGCTCCGACTGGATGAATCAAATGAAAGCGGGTGCCAAAGAAATCAAGACGCGCACCGATGGACGCGTCACATTTAAGTTTTATGGCGGCGGCGTAATGGGCAACGACAAAAAAGTGTTGCGCAAGATTCGCAATGGCCAGCTGCAGGGCGGCGCGTTTACCTCGGGTTCACTCGCGGACCGTTTTGCGGGCATGCATCTTTATGGCATGCCGTTTGTGTTTAACGATTTGGACGAAGTGGCGGTGGTGCGCGCGGCCATGGACGACTATCTCAAACAGGGACTGCTCGATAAAGGCATGGTCTCATTCGGGTTGGCCTCCGGTGGCTTTGCTCAAATCATGTCCAATTACCCTGTGCGCGGCGTGGATGATCTCAAAGGCAAACGTGTGTGGGTGCCGGAAGGGGACGTGATCAGCTACGCGGCCATGGAAGAGTTTGGCCTGTCGCCTGTCACGCTACCGACGACTGACGTACTGACCGGCCTGCAAACCGGGCTTATCGATGTGATAGGATCGTCGGCGATCGGCGCGTTGGTGCTCCAGTGGCACACCAAAGTGACCCATATTTCGTCGATGCCCGTCTCGTATTTGTACGCGGTGATGGTGGTGGATAAAAAGCGATTCGATCGCATGAGCGCGACGGACCAGGTCATAGTCTCCGAGGTGTTTGAAAAGGTCTACGCCAATCTCGATGCTCAAAACGATGTGGATAACGTCAAGGCGCTGGATGCTCTGCGCAGTAGCGGCCTTGAAGTAGTGGAGCCAACGCCGGGTTTGCTGGCCGAGCTCAAAGAAGACTCGCGCGCACTCTGGTTTGAAATGGCCAAGAATGGCGTGGTACCCAAAGACAAACTCGAAGAGATGGAGCAGCTCCTACGCGCCCATCGAGCCGCCAACAGCGAATGAGTAAACCCGCCGCCCCAGGTGCGATTGTCGCGCTGGAGCGCGTGGGACGATGGGCTGAAAACGCCTTGCTGCTGGTGATGCTCGTGCTGATGCTCACGGTGGCGATGTCGCAGATTGTCTCGCGCAACGTCTTTAATTCAGGCTTTGTCTGGGCGGATGAGTTTTTGCGACTCACGGTGTTGTGGGTGGCACTGATCGGATCGATTGCCGCATCACGCGATCATCGCCATTTACGTATTGATGTGTTGTCGCGCTTTCT comes from Pseudomonadota bacterium and encodes:
- the htpG gene encoding molecular chaperone HtpG, whose translation is MTTTTTHAFQAEVKQLLKLMIHSLYSNKEIFLRELVSNASDACDKLRFEALQQPELLEEGADFTIALAVDKEAGTVTITDNGIGMSRDEVVQFLGTVASSGTREYLNALTGDQKKDAQLIGQFGVGFYSAFVVAERVDVDTRRAGSDEATRWSSEGTGDYTLDDSDFDQRGTRITLHLREDDKEFADPMRLRFIVKRYSDHIAVPITLENADGEVETINDTTALWQRPKNDIDEQQYKDLYQTVSHGMDEPLAWSHNRVEGKYEYTSLFFIPGARPFDLYEREQRNGIKLFIQRVFVLEDKEQLLPRYLRFVRGLVDSNDLPLNVSRELLQSNKVVDAIRSGSVKKILGLLESLSKNEADKYAEFWNLFGAVLKEGVVEDMGNKDRIAPLLRFASTHNDHLDETVTLEDYVGRMKSAQERIYYMVGETKEGAAASPHIEGLRAKGFEVLILGDRIDEWLVSHLHEFDGKTLQSVAQGDIDLGDGDSDGEAQKQLDEQYKDLVARVQSILNDKVEDVRLSQRLVESPSCVVTQEGAPSGLLQRMLEEAGQAMPSVKPVLEINPTHPLIVRMGVEEDKGRFKDYASLLYEQAILAEGGQLPDPAAFVKRMNQVILGLSD
- the rplS gene encoding 50S ribosomal protein L19, yielding MTNIIDELEKEQLNSDLPEFSPGDTVVVQVKVKEGNRERLQAYEGVVIAKRNRGLNSAFTVRKISHGEGVERVFQTHSPVISSIEVKRRGDVRRAKLYYLRERTGKAARIKEKI
- the dctP gene encoding TRAP transporter substrate-binding protein DctP; protein product: MRNLWSKAGLTAVLVALATTLVSTGAIAQTYKIATLAPEGSDWMNQMKAGAKEIKTRTDGRVTFKFYGGGVMGNDKKVLRKIRNGQLQGGAFTSGSLADRFAGMHLYGMPFVFNDLDEVAVVRAAMDDYLKQGLLDKGMVSFGLASGGFAQIMSNYPVRGVDDLKGKRVWVPEGDVISYAAMEEFGLSPVTLPTTDVLTGLQTGLIDVIGSSAIGALVLQWHTKVTHISSMPVSYLYAVMVVDKKRFDRMSATDQVIVSEVFEKVYANLDAQNDVDNVKALDALRSSGLEVVEPTPGLLAELKEDSRALWFEMAKNGVVPKDKLEEMEQLLRAHRAANSE
- a CDS encoding TRAP transporter TatT component family protein, producing the protein MNTKSNWLWLFAPVWLALTGCGSIINNAVDGVATNLTRSMMDQDDPETVRQAAPAYLLMLDSFVQGDPENPAILYNTAALYSAYGSVFVNDDVRAQKLTSRAWRYAQQALCIEYDEACNIRSISFDDWNAFLAERGPKDAESLFGVATSWLAFVQANASDYAVLAQLPKAEALLNRLGDINEGYEEGNITLYLGVLNSIRPAALGGNPEKGQAYFKQAIALSDGTDLSAKVSYARFYARGVYERELHDRLLNEVLGADPTQGASTLLNVMAQDEAKRLLETADEYF